TAGAAATGTGCCCTTCGCTCACCTTGTTAGAATGGTATCTAACTCTATTTCCTCCAAATTTAGGTTGAAGAAGGAAACCCGGAGGTTCTTATGAATGATGACAGATCAAGATTCTCACGATTTGCGAAGGCATCTATGTGATCCTAGGAAAATCATGTGCCACTCTGTGTTGTACTACTAGATGAAACACTAGCGCTTAGCTGCATCTCTCACTTTGATCAATGATACCGTCTTCAGCTCGCATGCGCATCTAAGAGCTTATAGGAAGCCTGATCCTCTAGCTTATGAATCGATTTGTCGGAACTCAAGGTTTTCTGAAATGGATCTAGGATATAATTTGTTATATCAAAGTATTGTCATCACAGCAAAGTTGAAATGAACCCAGATGAAATACTCATAAACCAACAATCACAACCGAACCAGGCAAGTAAGCAGTAGTACTGCAGTAATTGCAATCCACGGTACCAGCAAATCTGGATCCAATTTCAGGCACTATGTAACCCGTCCAAAATGTACATATACAGGGGGGCAGGAACAGGGCTGGTTCATTCCACTAACCTAATCCCACAGAAAGACCACACGGCGGGGGAGGAGAGGAGTGCTGCTCAGGCGACGTAGATGTAGTCGTCGTCGTGGCGGCGGACGCGGTCGGGGTCGACGGAGCAGATGACGTAGGCGGCGTAGAGGACGCCGGGGAGGTAGCCGAGGATGGTGAGCAGCACGCTGATCCAGAACTCCATCTGCCGCGGaaacggggaggaggagagagagagagagacacggtGATTAGCCGGCGAAGAAAGGGAGGGGGTTGAGGAGGGGAATGGCGAGGTAAAATTGGTGGCGTACGGAGCAGCAGCCGTGGCGGAGGCAGACGCCGAGGGGCGGGAGGAGGATGGCGCACATGATCTCCAGGCACCGGCAGCAGCACGAGCACAGCCCCATCGCGCTGTCTCCGGCTGGGTTGCTCGCGGTCGCCGGactcggaggcggaggcggagctgCGGGAGGGAAGTCGACCAACAACGATGCGTGCGCGGCTCTGTTTTTGTGTGGGGGAGGTCGCGACTCGGTTGGATTTGGGGACACGGAGACGCCACTTGTGCACGGCAGCGTCGCGCTTTACAGGTCACGCTGATCCGGAACCCCATCTGCTCCAGCAGCAACACAAAAGAAAACGGCATGCAAAAGAGAGAGAGACGACCAGATGGCCAGGCATCCGGTGAATCAGCTGGTGAAAGAGATGCATGGAGctgtgttttgattttcggtttgagctttttttcgccctaggccgagatggccgaatttcggccattttCAAAAAATTCGGCTgaaatttgaccaaattttgacTGCAATTTGACTTAAATTTGACCAATATTTACCAAATTTGAGCAATTTCGGCCTAATTATACTTTTCGCctcaggccgagatggccgaaatttGGCCGAAATCCACTTTTTGcggccgaaaatcaaaacacagGCATGGAGGAAATGAAACACGGTGAGCTCGCTCGTTGgccggtgtgtgtgtgtgctgcgtacgcacctttagccccggttcatatctcaaatcgggactaaaggtctaatctttagtcccggtttgagacacgaaccgggactaaagagtgcgATGCCCTTTTGTttcggtttgtgtctcaaaccgggactaaaaggctcATTTGAACCGGAACTAATGCTTTTAGatgcttgaaccgggactaatgctcacattagtcccggttcgtaatgcaaccggaactaatgtgtatattgcgctgtgaccaaagccatgttttctactagtgaggcgtCGCTCGGAAGGCAGAGCCGGCACAACCGGACATGGACGCACAAGCGCTGGCAGCGCAGGGGTGGTCATGGACTCCAACGCTGCCAGCTACACGTCCTACGTGTCGTCATCCAACTTTCGGGGACGCATGTGGCAGATGGACAGTGACATTACATCTACGTCCATCATCGACCTCACGTCCACCGGCGCCGGCGACGGACAgctcggggactcctccgaggatgaatAGGGCATGTGAGGCGGCAGTGCATTGTGTCCCAAGTCGGCCGGTTtgtctcccatgttctactcttcttTGCTGGAGATCGCATATTCACTTCACGGGTTTTGAACCCTACCGCCTCGCATGAAGACAACAGATGGAGAACGTGGTCGCCGATACGAAATACAAAGGAAGTGGGCGATGGCCGCCGTTGTAGTATAGGTTTAGGGTCCGACCGCTATTTTGAATGAAAAATGGTTGAATTGTATTGAATGTGCTCCGATTTATATGAAAATccgctgtttttttttttgcatggattTCGTCCAGTTAATTGAAAttgtgtttgaaatgtatgcgggcaaCATTGGATTGTCAGCTTCTGCGTCCGTGTCTGTAGACGGATGCAAGAGCAAATTTGCGGGTCAACGTTGGGAGATGCCCTAACTATGCAAAGGCGCTCACTTTGACGCTTCATTTTATTAAACTAAAGTTCACCCTTTGTAAAAAAACACACAATGAGGCACATAGGAGGTTGAGATTTAAATGGGTCAATAATAAACTCAATTTTAccagcaaaaataaataaaaaagaactCAATTTGATACAATGGCAAGGCCTCGCCCAAATAATCTCGTTGTGGAACTGACAATCCACACGGCATGGAATCTTCAAACACGGTCAGGCGACCAAGACgtaggaggcggcggtggcggagtcgtCGTCTTCGTCGGCGTCGTCGTCATCGCCATTACTGGGGCGGTTGAGGAATGCGACGAGGAGCAAGACGCAGAAGAAGGTGAGGCAGTTCCGCACGTAACCCATGACGGGGGCTTGAATAACGAAGAGAAGGCAAAAGTAGTAGCCGATGATGGTGCGCAGCACGCTGATCAAGAACCGCATCTGATCCGGCACCAAGCGGCAAGAAAGAGTGAGCGACAGCATGCATCGGCTGAATCGCATGCATGGAGGAAACCAAACATGGAGCAGAAGCCGTGGCGGAGGTAGACGCGGAGCGGCGGGAGGAGGACGGCGCACAGGATCTCCAGGCACCGGCGGCACCGCGAGCCCGGcgccgtctccatctcctcctccggTGGATGCCGCTGTCCCCGGTGCAGGTGCTGCTCGCGGTCGCCGGAAGCGGAGGCGGGGGTGGGGCGAGGAAAGGACTGACGGAGCGCTCCttgcttctgtccattcggtggaACGAAGGGTATAAACTCCTCGACCAGCGACCGACCGCGCGCGCGCTGACTCGTGTCACAATATTTAGATTAGACTAGACATTTCCGACTGTGCCAGTTGCAACTTGAAATTTTAGACCAGGGTTGCGAAGTTAGACCCGTCCAGTCGAGTTTCGGCAGGAGACCAGCTGGGTCGAGGTTTTGGAGATgatcttttttgttttttgaaacCGGTTTTGTAGATGATCGTAACACAGATTTCGTGTCTGGCTCACTAATCACTACGATCGGCCAAGGATGAAACCATTTGACGTCCTGACGGGGGCCGATGTAGCAGAGGATGGTGAGCAACATGCTTATCCAGAACTTCATCTGCTACGTACGCGGCACACACCGGCAAACGATAGCAACCGGGTGAACCGAGCTGCCAATACAGCCCTGCAACTGGCACATCACGGCGTCACAATCACACCCTCATttacctccgtccggaattacaTCCATTTCCACGACAACTAATTCCGGACGGACGTCTATTTGCACGACGACTAATTCCGGACGGACAAAGAGAGTAATTGCTCGACTTACCAGAAAACTGAACCAACACCGAAACCTGATACTACATCCCCTcagaaaacaaaaacaataaacaaaagagaaaaacaaaaactgATACCACAAATCAGGATAGCAATATGCAGGATTTCGTGTCTGACTCGCTACGATTGGCAAAGGATCAACTTCATCCATTTGTTACTACTGATACAATCGACTAGTTTTTTTGATTCCAGTGCTGGACACTGCACAAACACGGATGTTGGTAGAATTCAGAAGAACACCACTTGTATGAAGGGTGTATTGACAGACAAGACTATTTCGGAAGGAAAAAAAAAGGCACATGATGCATTATTCTCTCAGATAAATATCTGTCATGAACGAGGTTCTACAGTACAGATTGTGTTATCAACACCAGGAAGAGAAACAAAGAGCAAATTCTCACAGGCATAAACACTTATTCTACAACTGAGCTTTAAAAGGAATTTAAAAGGTACCACACTAAAGTTTTGTTGTGTA
The sequence above is drawn from the Triticum aestivum cultivar Chinese Spring chromosome 7A, IWGSC CS RefSeq v2.1, whole genome shotgun sequence genome and encodes:
- the LOC123154926 gene encoding hydrophobic protein OSR8, producing MGLCSCCCRCLEIMCAILLPPLGVCLRHGCCSMEFWISVLLTILGYLPGVLYAAYVICSVDPDRVRRHDDDYIYVA